Proteins from one Candidatus Binatia bacterium genomic window:
- a CDS encoding restriction endonuclease subunit S has translation MGTIFPGVPCAIGRDIYAYEPHRALSTRFMEHALRFTIGKVAAKAAGDIPGLSKSHILDHEMLLPPEAEQHRIVAEIEKHFTRLDAAVAALERVRANLKRYRAAALKAACEGRLVPTEAELARREGRTYEPADQLLARILKERRARWEADQLAKMQAKAMVPKDEKWKAKYRQPEKPEPPNGARAAAGWSWAGLEELSEGVPHALKAGPFGSSLKKSVYVPRGYKIYGQEQVIRGDAFFGDYYIDEARYRQLESCRVQPADLLISLVGTAGRVLILPENIAPGIINPRLLKATLNRSGVNPRFIKILLESPGTRQFFKLAAHGGTMEILNLSILKQIPLALPPLPEQHRIVAEVERRLSVIDELEAVVDANLKRAERLRQAILKRAFEGKLVPQDPNDEPASVLLERIRAERALATSGNSGGRGSRRAPTRRNSTRAAPALRHGHQ, from the coding sequence GTGGGTACCATCTTCCCTGGAGTCCCCTGCGCCATCGGCCGCGACATCTACGCGTATGAACCTCATCGCGCTCTTTCAACGCGGTTCATGGAGCACGCGCTCCGCTTCACAATTGGCAAGGTCGCGGCCAAAGCCGCTGGCGATATCCCAGGGTTGTCGAAAAGCCATATTCTTGATCATGAGATGCTGCTGCCGCCGGAGGCCGAGCAGCACCGCATCGTCGCCGAGATCGAGAAGCACTTCACCCGCCTCGACGCGGCGGTGGCGGCGCTGGAGCGGGTGCGGGCAAACCTGAAGCGCTACCGCGCCGCCGCGCTCAAGGCCGCCTGCGAGGGACGTCTGGTGCCCACCGAGGCCGAACTAGCCCGACGCGAGGGCCGCACCTACGAACCCGCCGACCAACTCCTCGCCCGCATCCTCAAAGAACGCCGCGCCCGCTGGGAAGCCGACCAGCTCGCCAAGATGCAGGCGAAGGCCATGGTGCCGAAGGACGAGAAGTGGAAGGCGAAGTATAGACAGCCTGAAAAACCCGAGCCGCCAAATGGGGCTAGAGCCGCGGCGGGATGGTCCTGGGCAGGTTTGGAGGAGCTTTCTGAGGGAGTTCCACACGCTCTCAAAGCTGGTCCTTTCGGCAGCTCCCTTAAGAAGTCAGTGTACGTCCCGAGAGGCTACAAGATTTATGGGCAAGAGCAGGTGATCCGAGGCGATGCGTTCTTCGGGGACTACTATATTGACGAAGCGCGCTACCGGCAGCTGGAGAGTTGCCGCGTCCAGCCCGCCGATCTACTTATCAGCCTTGTCGGGACTGCGGGGCGAGTACTCATTCTGCCCGAGAACATAGCGCCAGGAATCATCAATCCGCGCCTACTCAAGGCCACCCTGAATCGGTCGGGTGTTAATCCTAGATTCATCAAGATCTTGCTTGAGAGTCCAGGTACAAGGCAATTCTTCAAACTTGCCGCCCACGGCGGAACGATGGAGATCCTCAATCTCTCAATCCTGAAACAGATTCCCCTTGCGTTGCCACCTCTCCCCGAGCAGCACCGCATCGTCGCCGAGGTCGAGCGCCGGCTCTCCGTAATCGACGAACTCGAGGCCGTCGTCGACGCCAACCTGAAGCGCGCCGAGCGGCTGCGCCAGGCGATCCTCAAGCGCGCCTTCGAAGGCAAACTCGTCCCGCAAGACCCGAACGACGAGCCCGCCAGCGTGCTGCTGGAACGGATTCGAGCGGAGCGGGCGTTGGCGACGTCCGGCAATTCGGGAGGGCGAGGCTCTCGCCGAGCACCCACCCGGCGGAACTCAACCCGCGCCGCGCCTGCTCTCAGGCACGGCCATCAGTGA
- a CDS encoding type I restriction-modification enzyme R subunit C-terminal domain-containing protein — MTRFVPSSYNSRRVHRPETLAAWLTGIEQDKSDVPLDAAADAAATGRKLLTLRSCIQRLPPLITIGLWPAQVRAVRNLETSLADDRPRALIQMATGSGKTFTAITSIYRLIKFTDARRVLFLVDRAQITHQGSKVDAGLFVDKRERETRRVRWEKLDEDLQYDADALDRTVVAVDQIRTIIRTFRDRLLTEIFPGRTEVPKTLIYAKDDSHADDIVQIVREEFGKGNDFCRKITYKTGTARVVTKTIGPDGREIEEITYKSSGVKPEDLLSSFRNSYNPRIVVTVDMIATGTDIRPLEVVMFMRAVRSRNFFEQMKGRGVRVITPTDLQAVTPDAKAKTHFMIVDCVGVCEQELTDSKPLERNPTVPFEKLLQAVAFGSTDPDILSSLAGRLARLDCRLGKPERDALAKTAGGLTLKDLASRLVQAIDPDQLVEAARAAAGLPKEAEPTPEQVRQATERLVQEAVKPIATNPALRQQLCFMKQQFEQTIDTLSKDQVIEAAFSASAKEKAKGLVESFEQFIRQHKDEITALQVLYSQPYAKRLRFADIKALAEAIQAPPRQWTPERLWKAYETLDRTKVRGPGGQLLSDIVSLVRFALHQESELVPYADQVEQRFENWVAQQETHGRRFTDEQRQWLALIKDHIAGSLRIEMDDFDYTPFAQRGGAGKAVHVFGADLRGLLDELNEVVTA, encoded by the coding sequence TTGACAAGGTTCGTCCCAAGCTCCTACAACTCGCGCCGTGTCCATCGACCCGAAACACTTGCGGCGTGGCTCACCGGCATCGAGCAAGATAAGTCGGATGTCCCCCTCGATGCTGCTGCAGACGCGGCAGCAACAGGCCGCAAGCTCCTGACCTTGCGATCGTGCATCCAACGCTTGCCGCCTCTCATCACGATTGGTCTCTGGCCGGCGCAGGTCCGGGCGGTGAGGAATCTCGAGACATCGCTCGCCGATGACCGGCCCCGCGCCCTCATCCAGATGGCCACGGGTAGCGGCAAGACCTTCACGGCGATCACATCAATCTATCGCCTCATCAAGTTCACCGATGCCCGCCGGGTGCTCTTTCTCGTCGACCGTGCGCAGATCACGCACCAAGGCTCGAAGGTCGACGCGGGCCTGTTCGTCGACAAGCGCGAGCGCGAGACGCGCCGGGTGCGCTGGGAAAAGCTGGATGAGGATCTGCAGTACGACGCCGACGCCCTTGACCGGACCGTGGTCGCCGTCGACCAGATCCGCACCATCATCCGCACTTTCAGGGACAGGCTACTCACAGAAATCTTTCCGGGGCGCACTGAGGTGCCGAAGACGTTGATTTACGCCAAGGACGACAGCCACGCCGACGACATCGTGCAGATCGTCCGCGAGGAGTTTGGGAAGGGCAACGATTTCTGCCGAAAGATCACCTACAAGACCGGCACGGCGCGCGTGGTAACGAAGACGATCGGCCCCGACGGCCGCGAGATCGAGGAGATCACCTACAAATCGAGCGGCGTAAAGCCGGAGGATCTCCTGTCGTCGTTCCGCAACAGTTACAACCCGCGCATCGTCGTCACCGTCGACATGATCGCCACCGGCACCGACATCCGCCCGCTCGAAGTCGTCATGTTCATGCGCGCCGTGAGGAGCCGCAACTTCTTCGAGCAAATGAAGGGCCGCGGCGTGCGCGTCATCACTCCGACCGACCTGCAAGCGGTGACGCCCGACGCCAAGGCCAAGACTCATTTCATGATCGTCGACTGCGTCGGCGTGTGCGAGCAGGAGCTGACCGACTCGAAGCCGTTGGAGCGCAATCCCACCGTACCGTTCGAGAAGCTGCTCCAAGCCGTCGCGTTTGGCAGCACCGATCCGGATATCCTCTCCTCGCTCGCGGGGCGGCTGGCTCGGCTCGACTGCCGGCTTGGGAAGCCTGAACGCGACGCGCTGGCGAAGACCGCAGGCGGGTTGACGCTGAAGGATCTGGCCAGCCGCCTCGTGCAGGCGATTGATCCCGACCAGCTGGTCGAAGCCGCGCGCGCGGCCGCCGGACTGCCCAAAGAAGCCGAGCCGACTCCGGAGCAAGTGCGGCAAGCCACCGAGCGGCTAGTGCAAGAGGCCGTCAAACCAATCGCCACAAACCCCGCGCTGCGCCAGCAGCTCTGCTTCATGAAGCAACAGTTCGAGCAAACCATCGACACCCTCAGCAAGGACCAGGTCATCGAAGCGGCGTTCTCGGCGTCGGCGAAGGAGAAGGCGAAAGGTCTGGTCGAATCGTTCGAGCAGTTCATCCGCCAGCACAAGGACGAGATCACGGCGCTGCAAGTGCTCTACAGCCAGCCCTACGCCAAGCGCCTGCGCTTCGCCGACATCAAAGCGCTGGCGGAAGCGATCCAGGCGCCGCCGCGGCAGTGGACTCCGGAGCGCCTGTGGAAAGCGTACGAGACCCTTGACCGCACGAAGGTGCGCGGCCCCGGCGGCCAGCTCCTCAGCGATATCGTATCGCTGGTCCGCTTCGCCCTGCATCAGGAGAGCGAACTGGTGCCCTACGCCGACCAGGTCGAGCAACGCTTCGAGAACTGGGTAGCGCAGCAGGAGACGCATGGCCGCCGCTTCACCGACGAGCAGCGCCAGTGGCTGGCGTTGATCAAGGACCACATTGCCGGCAGCCTGCGCATCGAGATGGACGACTTCGATTACACGCCCTTCGCGCAACGCGGCGGCGCTGGGAAGGCGGTGCATGTGTTCGGTGCGGACTTGCGCGGCTTGCTGGATGAGTTGAATGAGGTGGTGACGGCATGA